The Actinomycetota bacterium DNA window ACCCCCTGCCGATGGTGTTCAGCGGTCTGTACCCGGTCGACTCCGACGACTTCCCGCTGCTGCGCGAGGCGCTCGACCGCCTACGCCTCAACGACTCGTCGTTCGTCTACGAGCCCGAGACGTCCACGGCGCTGGGGTTCGGCTTCCGCTGCGGCTTCCTGGGGCTCCTGCACCTCGAGATCGTGATGGAACGCCTCGAGCGCGAGTACAACATCCCGCTCGTGGCCACCGCCGCGAGCGTCCGCTACCGGGTCGTGCTCGAAGACGGCGGACAGCATCCCGAGCAGACGATCGAGGTCTCCAACCCCCAGGACCTCCCGCCGCCCAACCGGATCGCACGGATCGAGGAACCCACAGTTCGCGCGATGATCCTCACACCTGCCGAGTACGTCGGTGCCGTCATGCAGCTGTGCGAAGGACGCCGCGGGCAGATGGTGGCGATGGAGTACCTGTCGGAGGAGCGGGTTGAGCTGCGCTACCGGCTGCCGCTGGCGGAGATCATCACCGACTTCTTCGACCACCTGAAATCGAAGACCCGCGGGTTCGCGTCACTCGATTACGAACGTGACGAGTACCAACCGGGGGACCTCGTCAAGGTCGACATCCTCCTCAACGGCGAGCCGGTCGACGCCTTCAGCAACATCGTCCACCGCGACAAGGCGTACGACTACGGCAAGGCGATGGTCAGCAAGCTGAAGGATCTCATCCCGCGCCAGCTCTTCGATGTCCCGATCCAAGCCGCGATCGGCAGCAAGATCATCGCCCGCGAGACCATCAAAGCCAAGCGCAAGGACGTCCTGGCCAAGTGCTACGGCGGTGACGTCTCACGCAAGCGCAAGCTGCTCGAGAAGCAGAAGGCCGGCAAGCGGCGCATGAAGATGCTGGGGTCGGTCGAGGTCCCACAGGAGGCGTTCGTCGCCGCACTCAAGGTCGGCGGGGGCGGCCAGGAGGTCCCGGGTCGGTGAGCAGCTCCCAGCGGTGGCTGAGGCAACCCCTGGAGTGCGGCGACAAGGCGGGGTTCGGCCTGTACCTGCACGTCCCGTTCTGTGCGCACCGCTGCGGCTACTGCGACTTCGCCACGTACGACGACCGCTCGCACCTGATCGGCCGTTACACCGCGGCACTTCGGACCGAGGTCACGAGATGGGCCCAGCGCGGCCCCTGGCCGGCAGTCACATCCGTTTTCGTGGGCGGGGGCACACCGACGCTGCTGCCCGCCGACGACCTCGCCGGCGTGATCGCGGCGGTGCTCGCGTCGTTCGACGTCGCACACGATGCGGAGATCACGGTGGAAGCCAACCCCGAGACGGCCGACCGAGCTGGGTTCCGGACGCTGGCGGACGCTGGTGTCAACAGGATCAGCCTCGGGGCGCAGTCGTTCGCACCACACGTCCTGGCCACGCTGGAGCGGCGACACGACCCCGATCGGGTCCCGGCCGCCGTCGCGACGGCACGGGCAGCCGGGATCGCCCAGGTCAACCTCGATCTCATCTACGGAACACCGGGCGAGACCGACGCGGACTGGGCGGCGAGCCTCGCCGCGGTGCTGGCCTGCGAGGTCGACCACGTCTCGGCGTACGCCCTCACCGTCGCAGCCAACACCGCGTTCGGCCGGGCGGTCGCGCACGGCCGCATCCGACCACCCGACCCCGACCTGCAACGGCGCCGTTTCGACGTCGGCCGCCAGATCCTGGCTGACGCCGGCTTCGATCACTACGAGGTGTCGAGCTGGGCGCGGGACGCGTCACGACGATCCCGTCACAACCTCCTGTACTGGCGGCACGGTGACTACCTCGGCTTGGGGGTCGGTGCACACGGTCACCGCTCCGGTCGCCGGTGGTGGAACCACCGCTCGATCGAGCGATGGTTCGAGGAGCCGATCGCCGGACACGAGAACCTGACCGTCGACGAGCGTGCGATGGAGCGCCTGATGCTCGGTCTGCGGGTCCGCGAGGGCCTGCACCCGGCCGATGTCCCGCCGCTGGACGCAGCCGCGGTCAACGACGCTGTGCGAGCCGGCCTGTTGCAGCTGTCGTGCGGTCGTTTCCAGGCCACCGCCGACGGTTGGTTCCTCCTCGACGAGTTGATCCGCCGGCTGGCTTGAGGACCGTCAGGCCGCTCCGTTCAACTCCCGGATCGCATCCTTGACGAGCCGCTTCACCCGGGTTTCGCGACGGTTGACCTTGGCGCGGTGCACGATGAACCACAGCGAGAACGCGGCGAGCGCAGCACCGGTCGCCGCGAGCAACGCGCGCCTCACCAGCTCGTCGCGGGGAGGGAACGCATCGGCCAGCTCTGCCAGCTGGTTGTCGATCCGCGTGCGGATCGCCTCGATCTCCCTCACCGTCCGAGCTGGGTCTTGGCCCATTCGGCGTCCTCCTTCAAGGTCTGCTTGGTGGTCTGCGGCGTCATCGACGGCTGCTGCAGGCGCTTGAGCCCGTACAGCGCCGCGCCGCCTGACACGATGAGGAAGAACACGGTGACGATGATCCGCGACAGCCAGGGTGCCATCACCTCGTCCAACCCGAAAGCAGCGGCGCTGGCCAGGAAGCCCAGGGCGAACAGCCCCACGACCCCCGCCACGATGAACGCCGCAAGACCCCGGATCCGGGCCTCCACGGCGGCGAGGATCTCGATCCGTGCGAGCTCGACGTGCTTCTGGGCCAGCAGCTGGGTCTCGTCCAGCAGGGAGCGCACGATCTCGGTGGGCGGCCGGCCGTCGGGCGGCGGGATCCGCTCCGTGCGCGGCGGGGTGGTGGACGTGGTGGACGACGTGGTGGTCGACGACGTGGTGGTCGACGACGTGGTGGTGGACGGGGTGGTGGTGGACGGGGTGGTGGAGGGGGTGGTGGACGTGCTCAGTAGAGCCTCCCGCGGTCGGGTTGCGACTCAAGTGTCACGCAGGTCACCCTGCGCCCGCGTGGACGAACGGACGGTCACGACCCGGGCCGGAGGCACGGCGGTACCATCCCGTCCGACTCCGCGTGGGACCCCGCGTCTGTGAGGAGGTGCCAAGCGCCCGTGTCCGACGACCCCGCGTCCCTCGAGCCGCGCAAAGCGGCGATCCTCACCGCGATCGTGCGCGAGTTCGTCGACAGGGCCGAGCCGGTCGGGTCCAAGCGGATCGTCGAGTCGTACGGCTTGGACGTTTCCGCCGCGACCGTGCGCAACGACATGGCGGCGCTGGAGGAAGCCGGGTACATCGCCCAGCCGCACACCTCGGCCGGCCGGGTCCCGACCGACAAGGGGTACCGCTACTTCGTGGATGCGATCGACGAGCTCCGCCCCATCGGTGAGGCCCAGCGGGCAGCGCTCCGCGGCTTCCTGTCTGAAGCCCGCGACCTCGAGGACCTGCTGCGTCGCACCACCTCGGTGTTGTCGCGCCTCACCCGGTACGCGTCACTCGTGCTGGCACCGGCCCTCGACCGGTCCCGCCTGAAGCTGGTTGAGCTGGTCGGCCTCGCGCCCCAGACGGTCCTGGTGCTGCTGATCGCCGACACCGGCCGTGTCGAGAAGCGGCTGATCGAGCTGTCGACCCCGATCGGTGCCCTCGAGATCGAACGGACCCGCACGGTGTTGAACGAGACCAGCGCGGGTCTGGCGATGACCGACGTTCCCGGCGCGGTGAGTTCCTTGGTCGACGCCGCCCCGCCGGAGCTGCGCGAGCTGATCGAGCACGTGTCGAACGCCATCGGTACGGAGCTGGTCCGCCCCGACCCCGACCGGGTCTTCGTCGGCGGGCAGGCGG harbors:
- the lepA gene encoding translation elongation factor 4 produces the protein MTYPIERIRNFCIVAHVDHGKSTLADRILQHAGLIDPRKMRDQYLDRMDIERERGITIKAQAVRIPYRPPGAGEQYLLNLIDTPGHVDFSYEVSRALNACEGAVLLVDAAQGMEAQTIANLYLAVDAGLEIIPVLNKIDLPSARPEQITREIVSILGGSVDDVFAISAKTGEGVPELLDRIVQAVPAPAGDPDAPTRALVFDSIYDPYVGVVVYFRVVDGRLRRGDRIRLMVTGFESEIHELGVISPEPSPVDALGPGEVGYLHASIKEVSQAKIGDTITLIDRTRAAAQPLPGYRDPLPMVFSGLYPVDSDDFPLLREALDRLRLNDSSFVYEPETSTALGFGFRCGFLGLLHLEIVMERLEREYNIPLVATAASVRYRVVLEDGGQHPEQTIEVSNPQDLPPPNRIARIEEPTVRAMILTPAEYVGAVMQLCEGRRGQMVAMEYLSEERVELRYRLPLAEIITDFFDHLKSKTRGFASLDYERDEYQPGDLVKVDILLNGEPVDAFSNIVHRDKAYDYGKAMVSKLKDLIPRQLFDVPIQAAIGSKIIARETIKAKRKDVLAKCYGGDVSRKRKLLEKQKAGKRRMKMLGSVEVPQEAFVAALKVGGGGQEVPGR
- the hemW gene encoding radical SAM family heme chaperone HemW — translated: MSSSQRWLRQPLECGDKAGFGLYLHVPFCAHRCGYCDFATYDDRSHLIGRYTAALRTEVTRWAQRGPWPAVTSVFVGGGTPTLLPADDLAGVIAAVLASFDVAHDAEITVEANPETADRAGFRTLADAGVNRISLGAQSFAPHVLATLERRHDPDRVPAAVATARAAGIAQVNLDLIYGTPGETDADWAASLAAVLACEVDHVSAYALTVAANTAFGRAVAHGRIRPPDPDLQRRRFDVGRQILADAGFDHYEVSSWARDASRRSRHNLLYWRHGDYLGLGVGAHGHRSGRRWWNHRSIERWFEEPIAGHENLTVDERAMERLMLGLRVREGLHPADVPPLDAAAVNDAVRAGLLQLSCGRFQATADGWFLLDELIRRLA
- the hrcA gene encoding heat-inducible transcriptional repressor HrcA; the protein is MSDDPASLEPRKAAILTAIVREFVDRAEPVGSKRIVESYGLDVSAATVRNDMAALEEAGYIAQPHTSAGRVPTDKGYRYFVDAIDELRPIGEAQRAALRGFLSEARDLEDLLRRTTSVLSRLTRYASLVLAPALDRSRLKLVELVGLAPQTVLVLLIADTGRVEKRLIELSTPIGALEIERTRTVLNETSAGLAMTDVPGAVSSLVDAAPPELRELIEHVSNAIGTELVRPDPDRVFVGGQAALAAEGTFEGSELQKVFELLEEQVTLGRVLTESASLDRPLVRIGEENEPIEQLKAASIVATGYGRQVPGSLGVLGPTRMDYPTVLAAVQAVAGHLQAMLRELTDGGGAGEHGGSGG
- a CDS encoding phage holin family protein, which codes for MRSLLDETQLLAQKHVELARIEILAAVEARIRGLAAFIVAGVVGLFALGFLASAAAFGLDEVMAPWLSRIIVTVFFLIVSGGAALYGLKRLQQPSMTPQTTKQTLKEDAEWAKTQLGR